Below is a genomic region from Gillisia sp. Hel_I_86.
ATTGTATTTTTAACTAGGATTCACAGGCCCTGGTATCTATCAGCAATGAAGCCAGTAGTTGTGAATTGCTTTCAGAATTGTATTTTTAACTAGGATTCACAGGATTTTAGTTGTTTTGCGTTGGCTTGGATAAGTTGTGAATTGCTTTCAGAATTGTATTTTTAACTAGGATTCACAGGACTGAAGGGGTTCTAGAACACCTCCTCCAGGTTGTGAATTGCTTTCAGAATTGTATTTTTAACTAGGATTCACAGGGACAGCATACAAAATGCTCATGTTTTGGCAGTTGTGAATTGCTTTCAGAATTGTATTTTTAACTAGGATTCACAGGGACAGCATACAAAATGCTCATGTTTTGGCAGTTGTGAATTGCTTTCAGAATTGTATTTTTAACTAGGATTCACAGGTAATAAATTAATGGAATCGTCCTTAAATGTGTTGTGAATTGCTTTCAGAATTGTATTTTTAACTAGGATTCACAGGTTGAATCTGAATTACCAGAGGATATGCAAGGTTGTGAATTGCTTTCAGAATTGTATTTTTAACTAGGATTCACAGGTTTGATTTTAAAAAGGAAATATTAATAGTAGTTGTGAATTGCTTTCAGAATTGTATTTTTAACTAGGATTCACAGGAGATATCGAATTTGCCAGCAACGCAATAGGTTGTGAATTGCTTTCAGAATTGTATTTTTAACTAGGATTCACAGGAATATCTAAATTGATATTGTTAGCGTGTAGGTTGTGAATTGCTTTCAGAATTGTATTTTTAACTAGGATTCACAGGTAGATTTATGTTAGGAGTGTACCCAGAAGAGTTGTGAATTGCTTTCAGAATTGTATTTTTAACTAGGATTCACAGGGAATTCGGGTCTTTGTAGCCTACTATCGGGGTTGTGAATTGCTTTCAGAATTGTATTTTTAACTAGGATTCACAGGAGTTCTAACTGACGCATCAACAATATCGTGGTTGTGAATTGCTTTCAGAATTGTATTTTTAACTAGGATTCACAGGTTTCTTTAGCTTTTGTTGCCATAATGTTTAGTTGTGAATTGCTTTCAGAATTGTATTTTTAACTAGGATTCACAGGCCACGGGCGTTTGTTTCGAGCCATTCTTGGTTGTGAATTGCTTTCAGAATTGTATTTTTAACTAGGATTCACAGGATTGTTTCATAGAATCATCCATATTTTCTAGTTGTGAATTGCTTTCAGAATTGTATTTTTAACTAGGATTCACAGGGCTGTTAATGTTTATAGTTATTAATAATGTGTTGTGAATTGCTTTCAGAATTGTATTTTTAACTAGGATTCACAGGCTTACAAGTGCCAATTCCATATTATTGATTGTTGTGAATTGCTTTCAGAATTGTATTTTTAACTAGGATTCACAGGGGGATAACAAGGCTGTCGCTGGAAACTGTAGTTGTGAATTGCTTTCAGAATTGTATTTTTAACTAGGATTCACAGGACTTTGGGAAATACCAAGGCACTTGGAGGGTTGTGAATTGCTTTCAGAATTGTATTTTTAACTAGGATTCACAGGCTGGGTAAAGGAGATAGCATTTTCATTAAGGTTGTGAATTGCTTTCAGAATTGTATTTTTAACTAGGATTCACAGGATCAAACAGATTTAGATTTAGATCCATTTGTTGTGAATTGCTTTCAGAATTGTATTTTTAACTAGGATTCACAGGTCACATCAACATCCGCTTCCAAAGTTGCTTGTTGTGAATTGCTTTCAGAATTGTATTTTTAACTAGGATTCACAGGAAATAAAGAAATCAAATATTATTCAATTATGTTGTGAATTGCTTTCAGAATTGTATTTTTAACTAGGATTCACAGGCCTAGGAGGGTTTGGCAAATACGATTTTGAGTTGTGAATTGCTTTCAGAATTGTATTTTTAACTAGGATTCACAGGAAATCGTGATTTCATCCGATGTCCCACACGGTTGTGAATTGCTTTCAGAATTGTATTTTTAACTAGGATTCACAGGTCCTTTTTATTTATTAATCATTAATCCCCCGTTGTGAATTGCTTTCAGAATTGTATTTTTAACTAGGATTCACAGGCATCTGCTATTTTTAATGCGATAACCGTAGGTTGTGAATTGCTTTCAGAATTGTATTTTTAACTAGGATTCACAGGCTAAGTGATTCTATGAATAATCTAACATAGGTTGTGAATTGCTTTCAGAATTGTATTTTTAACTAGGATTCACAGGTATAAAATGTAGCAGACTTACTTGCTAGAAGTTGTGAATTGCTTTCAGAATTGTATTTTTAACTAGGATTCACAGGGCTATATCCATTACAGGACTAGGAAATTTAGTTGTGAATTGCTTTCAGAATTGTATTTTTAACTAGGATTCACAGGTAAGGGTTGCGAATGCAGAAATGCTTGAAAGTTGTGAATTGCTTTCAGAATTGTATTTTTAACTAGGATTCACAGGATTTGTTTGATCTTGATAAAATGCTTTCATGTTGTGAATTGCTTTCAGAATTGTATTTTTAACTAGGATTCACAGGTTCAACATGATGGCAACGAACCCAGATATGTTGTGAATTGCTTTCAGAATTGTATTTTTAACTAGGATTCACAGGAAACCCAAATATAACCCCAGCCCAATGAAGTTGTGAATTGCTTTCAGAATTGTATTTTTAACTAGGATTCACAGGGTTTTTCTATTGCGTTATTCCATTTTGATAGTTGTGAATTGCTTTCAGAATTGTATTTTTAACTAGGATTCACAGGAATTAAATAGGTTGTTATCATAATTATCCGTTGTGAATTGCTTTCAGAATTGTATTTTTAACTAGGATTCACAGGTCCAAAGCCTTTTGTTTTGTATCTTCTCAAGTTGTGAATTGCTTTCAGAATTGTATTTTTAACTAGGATTCACAGGTTAGAAATATTAATGGATTCAGAAATAGTAGTTGTGAATTGCTTTCAGAATTGTATTTTTAACTAGGATTCACAGGCACTAATCATATACAGCGAAAGTTGTGGTGGTTGTGAATTGCTTTCAGAATTGTATTTTTAACTAGGATTCACAGGAAATTAATCTTTGCAGGTTTCTAATTGCATGTTGTGAATTACTTTCAGAATTGTATTTTTAACTAGGATTCACAGGTTGCTTCCGTATCTAGTTGCTTTGGTATCTGTTGTGAATTGCTTTCAGAATTGTATTTTTAACTAGGATTCACAGGTTAATGGTTGCCGGTAAGATATCGCTGGACGTTGTGAATTGCTTTCAGAATTGTATTTTTAACTAGGATTCACAGGATTATAAACGCTTTATGAAATGGCTTAAGCGTTGTGAATTGCTTTCAGAATTGTATTTTTAACTAGGATTCACAGGTTTAGAGGGCGTGGGGCGTTGCAGTTGACAGTTGTGAATTGCTTTCAGAATTGTATTTTTAACTAGGATTCACAGGATTCAACATGATGGCAACGAACCCAGATATGTTGTGAATTGCTTTCAGAATTGTATTTTTAACTAGGATTCACAGGATTATTGAAGGTAGTATTGGTGTGGCATATGTTGTGAATTGCTTTCAGAATTGTATTTTTAACTAGGATTCACAGGCTGTAGATGCAAATTTCACTACAATGGGTAGTTGTGAATTGCTTTCAGAATTGTATTTTTAACTAGGATTCACAGGCTCGTTTAGCGCATCTAAATCTTCTTTGTCGTTGTGAATTGCTTTCAGAATTGTATTTTTAACTAGGATTCACAGGCTGCCCATTAAAAAACTGAGCCCAGAGGAGTTGTGAATTGCTTTCAGAATTGTATTTTTAACTAGGATTCACAGGAACTGCAGTTGTTTGGTAGTTGTATCATAGGTTGTGAATTGCTTTCAGAATTGTATTTTTAACTAGGATTCACAGGTCTCTAACGACGTATAATATGAATCCAATAGTTGTGAATTGCTTTCAGAATTGTATTTTTAACTAGGATTCACAGGCTTTTTTTTTATCTAAAAACCAATAAGGCAGTTGTGAATTGCTTTCAGAATTGTATTTTTAACTAGGATTCACAGGGGGTTGTTCTATTACTGCAGCTACCGTTAGTTGTGAATTGCTTTCAGAATTGTATTTTTAACTAGGATTCACAGGGGCCAAACGGTGCAGCATTACATAAAACATGTTGTGAATTGCTTTCAGAATTGTATTTTTAACTAGGATTCACAGGAAAACCTCTTTACCACTGCGAATGGTTTAGGTTGTGAATTGCTTTCAGAATTGTATTTTTAACTAGGATTCACAGGTAATCTTAATCAAAAGAACTGGTCTACCATGTTGTGAATTGCTTTCAGAATTGTATTTTTAACTAGGATTCACAGGTATGAATCTAAATCCCCAGAACCTTCCAAAGTTGTGAATTGCTTTCAGAATTGTATTTTTAACTAGGATTCACAGGGCACGCAAGAGTAAGCACGTGAGATTGGGGGTTGTGAATTGCTTTCAGAATTGTATTTTTAACTAGGATTCACAGGTTGGTCTAAAAGTTCTTTTTCTGCTCCAAGGTTGTGAATTGCTTTCAGAATTGTATTTTTAACTAGGATTCACAGGAAGGAAATTATGCTTCAACCAAAGCTTATAGTTGTGAATTGCTTTCAGAATTGTATTTTTAACTAGGATTCACAGGTTATGCAGGAAAAATCAATAGATCCTCATAGTTGTGAATTGCTTTCAGAATTGTATTTTTAACTAGGATTCACAGGTCATCTTTATACTCTTGTCTTAAACGATTAGTTGTGAATTGCTTTCAGAATTGTATTTTTAACTAGGATTCACAGGGCATATCATTGCCTGGACAGGCCAATACAAGTTGTGAATTGCTTTCAGAATTGTATTTTTAACTAGGATTCACAGGCAAATGCTTTTTTAATACCTTCTTTTGCCAGTTGTGAATTGCTTTCAGAATTGTATTTTTAACTAGGATTCACAGGTGTTGTTTATTTTAGTTGTTCTTTCTTTATGTTGTGAATTGCTTTCAGAATTGTATTTTTAACTAGGATTCACAGGGGTTGATGTTCCTTCGGATTTGTCTGGCAAGTTGTGAATTGCTTTCAGAATTGTATTTTTAACTAGGATTCACAGGCAGACAAGATGGATGCCTTGATAATGAGAAGTTGTGAATTGCTTTCAGAATTGTATTTTTAACTAGGATTCACAGGTCATTTTTTAAATTAATCTCTGTAAAGTACGTTGTGAATTGCTTTCAGAATTGTATTTTTAACTAGGATTCACAGGGCGAAGCTTTTTTTTACCCCAAGTTTTTGGTTGTGAATTGCTTTCAGAATTGTATTTTTAACTAGGATTCACAGGAGTTTCGGCTCAATAATGCACACGGCCAGAGTTGTGAATTGCTTTCAGAATTGTATTTTTAACTAGGATTCACAGGTTGTTTTGAAAAAGAATCGAGCGTAGTTCGTTGTGAATTGCTTTCAGAATTGTATTTTTAACTAGGATTCACAGGAAGTGTTTATTTACACAATCATCGTGGTAAGTTGTGAATTGCTTTCAGAATTGTATTTTTAACTAGGATTCACAGGATACCCGCCATAAAAAGCTGGTATCCTGTTTCTTAGCTGCATTATTAGGATTAAAAAATGAGGAGATATTTAATCGTAACGACTCCCTCACAAATTCCTTTTTTGTTTCTAACCTGGACAAATAAAATTTTCCTCTAACATCAATGTGGAAGTAGTATGTCATTTCGACACGCAGCGAAGTGGAGTGAGAAATCTCATACAACCCACCTTTCGGTCGGGGGATGTCAAGTAATTTCAGAAAAGTTCCAACTGCTGTACTGGTACTTCCACTTCAGCTTCTTTCTGCCCATGGAACAACTCGATCATCCCAAATTGCTTATCGGTAATTTGCATTACCGCCACTTTTCCCTTTTTTGGCAGGGCATTTTTGGTTCGTTTTATATGTACTTCTGCATTCTCCCGGCTTGGACAAAAGCGGCTATAAATAGAGAACTGGAACATCCCAAAGCCATCATCCAGTAAATTTTTCCGGAAACGGGTGGCTGCTTTACGTTCTGTTCGGGTTTCGGTTGGCAGATCAAAAAATACGAGTACCCACATGCTTCGGTATTGGTTTAAACGTGAAAAACGATCTTTCATAATTATAGCTAAATACCTTTCGACTCCGCCCAAGGTGACATAACGAGTTTCACATCCAGTGCAGTCAAGATTCTATTCGTACACCGGATATAAAATTTTTCTTCCCGTGCCCAAAAAGCATTCATATAAACTATTGGTGGTACGGCTCATTGCAACCATCAACGGACTTAACTTATCATCTATCTTTACGTCCATTGCCGGGATTTGTAGCAGCTGACTTTTTAAAAAAGTATTGAGTTCTTCTATATTTTCCCCGCTTTCCACTATTTCATATACCAGTTCATCCACAAATGGGCGATACGGCTCCATAATATCGTCTGCCAGGCAAAACGCATTGTATTTGTTTCGGTGAAAAATACCAACAGAAGGCAACATGCCGCTACTTATCAATGCCCTAGCAGTAACCGCCCTTAATATGGCATAGCCATAATTGAGAAGATTGTTAGGTGGGATTCCTTTTTGATACCTGTTGAATCCGTCAATATCAAATATATTTTGCCAGTAATGGGCAGCTGAAATGGCTTCATGATTTTCAGTATCACCACTTTTCACTTCCCCAGCCCACCTCAATAGTTTTTTATGGTTTTTTCCCCTGCGCAATAAATGATTGGCTTGATTGCCAATTTTGGAAGTAACGGTTTGTTGCCATAAATTTTTTTTAAGGGGAAGGCTGGCGTTCAACTGATTTCTAAAACGTTCCGTCTGTTGGGTATGGCCAACCAAAGGCTGAAGTATACTACAAGGTAAATGTTGTTTATCGCAGTTTACCACAGCAGCTTTATTTTGGATAAGCTTGGTTAACAACCCATTGGTAATGGTAATTTGAGGGTTTTCCAGAATTAGCACCCCGATATCCTCGATAGATACAGTCTTTGCCTCCTTTTCTTCTTCAGGATAAGAAACCACCAATTGTTCGTTTTTGGTGCTCAGGTAAGCGGGATTGCCGAAAAAGAGGGTGCGTTTGATCATAGTTTCTAATATTCGCCAGTTTGAACAATATTTCCCAAATGGTTCAATCTTACCTTAACAATTCCATCTAGATGGCCTAAACTTTTAATAGGTTTCCAGGTAATATCTTTTAATTCTTTTACATCATTAACTTCTGTTTCTAAATGATGTCTAAAAACATAATCACGTACCGCTGAATTTCCATATTCAACTTTTGATATTTTCTGAACACGGAATAAATTAGGAGAGATCAAATTCTGATTACTTGGATCTAACAGGTCTATTTCGAGCGGATCGAAATTTTCATTCGGAAAAATGAACATTTCGTTTTGCTTTAAACTGAAAAGAAGAGGCCATCCATTTTGATTTTTTTCTTTTACAATTGACAGCTTTTGGTCTTTACGAATAACAGCATCATAAAATGGTACAACATCATCATCCAATTCACCATCTTCATCTTGGTAAATGGCAACGTGATGATTATTGCCAGTACTCACAAAATCAACTGGTATTTCTTGACCGTTTTCATCAAAAATACTTTCTCCCAAATGGTTTTTTGCCGTATGTAAAGATTGGGCATTACTCACTCCTGTGATCCTAACCCTTTTAATCACAATACCTTTTTCTTTATTTAAATAAATAGGATGAGTGTCTAAATCAGAAAAGGCTTTTTTGTAATCGTTCCCGTATTCCTTTAACCTGGCATTAAGTGCGTTTTTCACAGTATTATCCAGTATTTTATCGATGTGTTTCGCGTTTTTAAAGTTATCTGAATTAAGATCTTTCCTTATGGTAAAAATTTCCTCAAAACATAGCACTTCTTTCAAAAGTCCCCCATTGTGAGTTATAGAATCATTTTTGAGCATTTTGGTATCAAAAGCTACCTGAGGATTATTGTTATACTGTGCAAGGTGATTTAGAACTACCTCTCTTTCTTTTAAATTAATAATTAGCCGTGCTTCCTCCAGTGTAAACCGCTTGCTTATTTTGGTGGGTTTTTCAAGTGGTCTTTTGGACTTACCATAAATAGTTTCCTTGTGCAGTTGTCCTCTAGGCGTGAGTTGAATTTTAGATTTAATTTGCCCCTTACCTGTCTTGGTCTTATTAATATTCTGGGTAACTACTTTATTTTTGTTCTTAAAACTTATCAAAATACTTTCAATATGTTGTTTTGCGCTTTCGCGAAAACGTGGCATTGGGCTTTTATAAACACTTTTCCCTTTCTCATTACGCTCTTTAATATTTGCCTCTATATTTTTAATGAGTGGATGATTATCTTGAGTCGAGTCTTTCCTAGCGCTTAGGTTATTAATGTGTTGAATGTGGTTGCGAGTGGTAAAAGCAACCGCAAGCGCATCCATTGCGTGATGGCGATGATCATTGCGCTTAGTCCAATCTTTAATGACTTCATGTTTCTTTAACTTTTGAGTGGTTTTGTTTAATCGTTCCTCAAATTCGGTGAGGCCTAAGGCACTATACTTGGGCAAGTTAAGCTCTTTCATCACATTGATAAGATCCCAATCATTTCTCAATTTATCGGTAATACTTCCAGTGGTAGCTACCACATCTTCAACTACTTCAAACAACATTTCCTTGGCTTTTCTTGCGATATATTGGCTATTGCGTAGATCGCGTTCTATAAACCCATCAGGAATTTTGGCTAATGGCATCAATAGTTTATTACGTTTTGCCCTGTTGATTTTACCATCTTTGTGCATTGCTTCAATGCGCTCCACAAAAGCTTCTAATCCCAAATGGTAGTCTTGTGATATAAAATCATAGGCCGTACGGTTTGCTTTTTTAAGGTTATCCTTTTTAAAGGCAAGTGTTTTGTTAGAAAAAGAATCGTCAAATAACAAAGCCTTTGGAATGATATGCTCAATATCAATTTCTTTGCTGAAAATTTTATCGGGTGCTATATATGTGTCTGTAAATAGGTCTTTGTGCCCTCTGGATTCCAATTCTTGATACAGGCGATATCGGATAACGTCATTTTTAGTGGGATTGGGAATACCGAATTTCTGTGTAAGAAGTTTACGTATTTCATCATTTCGTCGCGTGCCATCAGTAATTCCTTTGGTCATTTCAGCACGTTCTTTAGCCGATTTTTTGAGTTCGCGAGCCAATTCAATACGTATTTCATCAGGCTTGCCATAGGTATCTATAATTTGATTGACCACATTGACCATTTGGTTAAGGATTTTCTCTACCATAGGATTGCGAAGGCTATTCTTTTTAAGTATTTCTAACTTGGGCTTTAATTCGCGATTCTTTAAATCTTCTCTATTGAGACTTTTAGAGTGATTATAACCAGCTCTAGCGCAAGACTCAGAATACAAATCGCCATCTTCTAGATAAGGCAGGATATTTCGAATAGCTTTGGCCGAAACGTTTCCATAGTCTTGAGAAAATGAAATATTGGTCAAAAGTGTTGCGTACTCTGGCTTAAAGCCAAACTTTTTCTGTAGTTTTTTCTTAAGTGCCACACTCGAATTGCCATAAATTAGGCGGTCTTCTTCAGAAATTTTATCATCTTCCTCTGTTGCATACAACAAATGCCACAACTGGTAATGTGCTTGCTTCTCAAAATCATCCTCCAAAGGTTTAAAATCCAAAATATTTTTTGAAATACCTATTGATGGAAACGTATTTTTAAGCTCCTCCTTAATAGTAGCGGCTGATGCTTTTTTCCAGTCTATACCATAACCTTCTCGTTCTGAAATAGTTTGAAAAACATTGAACAGTGCAGCATTTGTTCTATTTCCTTCAATTTTATCAAAATTACTTTTCCAATTGCTAAGTTTGCCTATATCCATCTCCTCTGAAAGAATTTTCAAAAGTTCCTTATAAGTCATGTCTCCACGAAGGTTTAATTCCTCAAACAATTTTTGCCGAATTTCTGCATCTAGGTCTTTTACTTCTATCCGGGATTTAGTCTCTGGATTGGTAAAAACAAGATGATTGAGATTTTGCCATGTTTTAAATTCCTGAAAAAGAGGCGATGATTTTGGAATCACACGACGACCTACCCTGCGTGATTTAGATTTGCCAGTTTCTTGCTCGATATATTCCTGCTCCCAGCTTTCAAACTGACAAAAACTGATAAGCAACTTTTGGGATTTCAGTTTGCGCTGGTAGAAGATGATGACATCCCTTATCTCCTCTTTTAATGCTTCAGTAAGTTCACTGTGATATTTGGATTGGGTGCTCCAAATAGTTTCAAATTCGTCTAAATAATCCTGCCGATAAAAAACCTTATTTTTTAATGATGTATACGGATTTTTGAGCAGTTGTTTATAAAGAAACTGACCTACGGTTTCTCTGTTTAAATATAGTTGTTTGCTTCGGTC
It encodes:
- the cas9 gene encoding type II CRISPR RNA-guided endonuclease Cas9 (Cas9, originally named Csn1, is the large, multifunctional signature protein of type II CRISPR/Cas systems. It is well known even to general audiences because its RNA-guided endonuclease activity has made it a popular tool for custom editing of eukaryotic genomes.), yielding MKRILGLDLGTNSIGWALVNEAGNEQETSSIIKLGVRVIQYDNFSKVDASGKVSESKNPTQDFAGGKSLTPNASRTQKRGARRNLQRYKMRRKNLIEILKFNGFIDSDTALTEIGKNTTHQTLSLRASASAKKIELEDLAKVFLTINKKRGYKSSRKAQNEEDGQAIDGMAVAKKLYDENLTPGEYVLTILKKDGKYIPDFYRSDLKEEFKKIWDTQKKIYPNILSSTLSDELQDKNKSQTWAICQKPFDIVGIKRTGTAQEKRLENYEWRVKALTEKLDLEHLAIVLQEINNNINKSSGYLGAISDRSKQLYLNRETVGQFLYKQLLKNPYTSLKNKVFYRQDYLDEFETIWSTQSKYHSELTEALKEEIRDVIIFYQRKLKSQKLLISFCQFESWEQEYIEQETGKSKSRRVGRRVIPKSSPLFQEFKTWQNLNHLVFTNPETKSRIEVKDLDAEIRQKLFEELNLRGDMTYKELLKILSEEMDIGKLSNWKSNFDKIEGNRTNAALFNVFQTISEREGYGIDWKKASAATIKEELKNTFPSIGISKNILDFKPLEDDFEKQAHYQLWHLLYATEEDDKISEEDRLIYGNSSVALKKKLQKKFGFKPEYATLLTNISFSQDYGNVSAKAIRNILPYLEDGDLYSESCARAGYNHSKSLNREDLKNRELKPKLEILKKNSLRNPMVEKILNQMVNVVNQIIDTYGKPDEIRIELARELKKSAKERAEMTKGITDGTRRNDEIRKLLTQKFGIPNPTKNDVIRYRLYQELESRGHKDLFTDTYIAPDKIFSKEIDIEHIIPKALLFDDSFSNKTLAFKKDNLKKANRTAYDFISQDYHLGLEAFVERIEAMHKDGKINRAKRNKLLMPLAKIPDGFIERDLRNSQYIARKAKEMLFEVVEDVVATTGSITDKLRNDWDLINVMKELNLPKYSALGLTEFEERLNKTTQKLKKHEVIKDWTKRNDHRHHAMDALAVAFTTRNHIQHINNLSARKDSTQDNHPLIKNIEANIKERNEKGKSVYKSPMPRFRESAKQHIESILISFKNKNKVVTQNINKTKTGKGQIKSKIQLTPRGQLHKETIYGKSKRPLEKPTKISKRFTLEEARLIINLKEREVVLNHLAQYNNNPQVAFDTKMLKNDSITHNGGLLKEVLCFEEIFTIRKDLNSDNFKNAKHIDKILDNTVKNALNARLKEYGNDYKKAFSDLDTHPIYLNKEKGIVIKRVRITGVSNAQSLHTAKNHLGESIFDENGQEIPVDFVSTGNNHHVAIYQDEDGELDDDVVPFYDAVIRKDQKLSIVKEKNQNGWPLLFSLKQNEMFIFPNENFDPLEIDLLDPSNQNLISPNLFRVQKISKVEYGNSAVRDYVFRHHLETEVNDVKELKDITWKPIKSLGHLDGIVKVRLNHLGNIVQTGEY
- the cas1 gene encoding type II CRISPR-associated endonuclease Cas1, whose translation is MIKRTLFFGNPAYLSTKNEQLVVSYPEEEKEAKTVSIEDIGVLILENPQITITNGLLTKLIQNKAAVVNCDKQHLPCSILQPLVGHTQQTERFRNQLNASLPLKKNLWQQTVTSKIGNQANHLLRRGKNHKKLLRWAGEVKSGDTENHEAISAAHYWQNIFDIDGFNRYQKGIPPNNLLNYGYAILRAVTARALISSGMLPSVGIFHRNKYNAFCLADDIMEPYRPFVDELVYEIVESGENIEELNTFLKSQLLQIPAMDVKIDDKLSPLMVAMSRTTNSLYECFLGTGRKILYPVYE
- the cas2 gene encoding CRISPR-associated endonuclease Cas2, whose amino-acid sequence is MKDRFSRLNQYRSMWVLVFFDLPTETRTERKAATRFRKNLLDDGFGMFQFSIYSRFCPSRENAEVHIKRTKNALPKKGKVAVMQITDKQFGMIELFHGQKEAEVEVPVQQLELF